From one Cyprinus carpio isolate SPL01 chromosome B3, ASM1834038v1, whole genome shotgun sequence genomic stretch:
- the LOC122136780 gene encoding Ig heavy chain V region 3 gives MESIESTIQKKPGETLTLSCKGSGFSFDCCSMHWIRQQAGKPLVWMGLGYSSGSGHKAESFKGRLEITRDDSKSMMYLKLSGLTEEDSGQPSCINSNS, from the exons ATGGAGTCCATTGAAAGCACAATTCAGAAAAAGCCTGGAGAAACTCTGACTCTGTCCTGTAAAGGATCTGGGTTCAGCTTTGACTGCTGTAGCATGCACTGGATCAGACAACAAGCTGGAAAACCACTTGTGTGGATGGGTCTGGGCTACAGTTCTGGAAGTGGACATAAGGCAGAATCCTTTAAGGGGAGGCTTGAAATCACCAGAGATGATTCCAAAAGCATGATGTATCTGAAACTGTCTGGACTGACAGAAGAGGACTCAG GTCAGccctcctgcatcaactctaatagctga